A section of the Rossellomorea marisflavi genome encodes:
- a CDS encoding TcaA NTF2-like domain-containing protein yields MLPGERPLTGTFDGSYSTFKEKQDLSFNEACENELEVSIDFGAGYVYVDEYDEISVLLINGKKQEKLPHDTPLGPFATDGSVTATGEFEYKGKTYKSVPQKIQTSGPNFLTFQYPELDDIREAEEEAFEQEAIEALEAEETEGNIRTFIEDYTYESAHARNEGDFWLVEYMHHPDGEAYAESRDFIEYLYENDIKEEVIDFKVISIEEDGSDYLVTTQETFDIYDSSGDVSRKSYKTTYGSQILPASCRYGS; encoded by the coding sequence GTGCTGCCGGGGGAACGGCCGCTCACAGGGACGTTTGACGGAAGCTATTCCACCTTTAAAGAAAAACAAGATCTTTCCTTCAATGAAGCCTGTGAAAATGAACTTGAGGTGAGCATTGATTTTGGAGCGGGATATGTCTATGTCGATGAGTACGATGAAATCAGCGTGCTACTCATTAATGGAAAGAAGCAAGAAAAGCTTCCACATGATACGCCACTCGGCCCATTTGCGACCGATGGTTCTGTCACAGCTACAGGGGAGTTCGAGTATAAAGGAAAAACCTATAAGTCTGTCCCGCAGAAGATTCAAACGTCCGGACCTAATTTCCTAACGTTTCAGTATCCCGAGCTTGATGACATTCGCGAAGCAGAGGAAGAAGCTTTCGAACAGGAAGCTATAGAGGCTCTGGAAGCAGAAGAAACGGAGGGAAATATCCGCACCTTTATAGAAGATTATACGTATGAGAGCGCACATGCGAGGAACGAGGGGGATTTTTGGCTAGTCGAGTACATGCATCATCCCGATGGAGAAGCTTACGCAGAGTCCAGGGATTTTATTGAGTATCTTTATGAAAATGATATAAAGGAGGAAGTCATTGATTTTAAGGTTATTAGTATAGAAGAAGACGGTAGCGATTACCTCGTCACCACACAGGAGACCTTCGATATCTACGATTCGTCTGGAGATGTGTCCCGTAAAAGCTACAAGACAACGTATGGATCACAGATTCTGCCGGCGTCCTGCAGGTATGGGAGCTGA
- a CDS encoding TcaA NTF2-like domain-containing protein: MGFCKNCGAEFNEGKKFCKNCGTPLSASVEKQAPSKPRKPWTTLQKIMTASILVLIAAGTAGHFYVKAAHSPDKLVDGFTVAVKDKNVKKAKEVFDLQDIKQDTGDKEVKKYLAYLQGDLPDLVNQLEGQAASIKEGTSAAAKITDEQGNELFHFTKGKKFLGIYDTYTLKVIPFHVVTDANLDAYTVALKGQENEAKDKQAELTGLLPGESKLSASLKTPYSTFKEEEELDFTDATENQLDLTIDFSGKYVFLDEYDSEEVSALLINGKKMKDQVKYETPIGPFPTDGSVEIVAEHTVKDKTYTSDAIKVTNLSSDYLYFEYPELIKEQDAAWYSPWDEEEEEPDVDAELTEFIEDYTYAIVEARNTGDFSGAAAYHDPDGEAYGQAEQYAADLFKAGTKEDVIDVTVGDIEEDGDAYIVHLEDTFSITKSDGSENESTFDTIYKVISTEDGYQVNKLIDTDEQ, translated from the coding sequence ATGGGATTTTGTAAGAATTGCGGTGCGGAGTTTAATGAAGGGAAGAAGTTCTGTAAGAACTGTGGGACTCCTCTTTCAGCATCGGTAGAAAAGCAGGCACCATCAAAGCCAAGGAAGCCGTGGACCACGCTGCAGAAAATCATGACTGCGAGCATCCTCGTCCTGATTGCAGCAGGAACAGCCGGCCATTTCTACGTGAAGGCAGCCCACTCACCGGATAAATTAGTCGATGGGTTCACAGTAGCAGTAAAAGATAAAAACGTGAAGAAGGCAAAGGAAGTATTCGATCTCCAGGACATTAAACAGGATACGGGCGATAAAGAAGTGAAGAAGTATCTTGCCTATCTTCAGGGAGACCTCCCGGATCTTGTGAATCAACTCGAAGGACAGGCTGCTTCCATTAAAGAAGGGACTTCAGCTGCAGCGAAGATCACCGATGAGCAAGGAAATGAACTTTTCCATTTTACCAAGGGTAAGAAATTCCTTGGCATTTATGATACATACACTCTTAAAGTCATCCCATTCCATGTGGTGACGGATGCCAACCTGGACGCATATACCGTTGCCTTGAAAGGCCAGGAAAACGAAGCAAAGGATAAGCAGGCAGAGCTTACCGGGCTTTTACCCGGTGAATCGAAGCTTTCTGCTTCATTGAAGACCCCGTACTCGACGTTTAAGGAAGAAGAGGAGCTGGACTTCACCGATGCAACGGAAAACCAGCTCGATCTGACCATCGATTTCTCAGGGAAATACGTCTTCCTTGATGAATATGACAGTGAAGAGGTGTCTGCACTCCTCATCAATGGGAAGAAGATGAAAGATCAGGTGAAATATGAGACGCCGATCGGACCGTTCCCGACGGACGGTTCAGTAGAAATCGTCGCCGAGCATACGGTCAAGGATAAGACATATACGTCCGATGCTATCAAAGTGACGAATCTTTCTTCTGACTATCTGTACTTTGAGTATCCTGAACTCATCAAGGAGCAGGATGCTGCATGGTACAGCCCATGGGACGAGGAAGAAGAGGAGCCTGATGTGGATGCCGAACTGACGGAGTTCATAGAAGACTACACCTATGCAATCGTAGAAGCCAGGAACACCGGGGACTTCTCCGGTGCCGCAGCATACCATGACCCAGACGGTGAAGCATACGGACAGGCTGAACAGTACGCAGCGGACCTGTTTAAGGCCGGTACAAAAGAAGATGTCATCGATGTGACCGTCGGTGATATTGAAGAAGACGGCGATGCCTACATTGTTCACCTCGAAGACACTTTCAGCATCACGAAATCCGACGGCAGTGAGAATGAGAGTACGTTTGATACGATCTACAAAGTGATATCGACTGAAGATGGCTATCAGGTCAATAAGCTGATCGATACGGACGAACAATAG
- a CDS encoding zinc ribbon domain-containing protein translates to MGTCPNCHHQNDGGNFCEKCGTRLTEGEAVVVGGASAASVETVRPNEHIEKAKNVSKLYFGYFMSLLKSPLAKGSRIGEEHFVNGLITIILYSLILPLSMYVALGEYGRYMDSAFLTIVIKPTLAMAVFVFLMSVFTFCAVKVVGVQVTFKSAVARFGAILVPFIAVFVLGLLMSLFEIYEFVFVLGLGLFGAIFTAPAIVVMSYTRNIASKFDPLYGIILTYVASFIVFALILRGFIMNMIDNLGIFSSPF, encoded by the coding sequence ATGGGGACATGTCCGAATTGTCATCATCAGAATGATGGCGGAAACTTTTGTGAGAAGTGCGGTACGAGATTGACAGAAGGGGAAGCGGTTGTGGTGGGAGGGGCTTCGGCAGCTAGTGTAGAGACTGTCCGTCCCAACGAGCATATTGAGAAAGCGAAGAATGTGTCCAAGCTTTATTTCGGTTATTTTATGAGTCTACTGAAATCACCGCTAGCCAAGGGGAGCCGGATCGGTGAAGAGCATTTTGTGAACGGCCTTATTACAATCATCCTTTATTCTTTAATTCTTCCTCTTTCCATGTATGTTGCTCTTGGGGAGTATGGACGGTATATGGATTCAGCTTTCCTTACCATCGTGATTAAGCCTACCCTTGCGATGGCGGTTTTCGTTTTCCTTATGAGTGTCTTCACATTCTGTGCAGTGAAGGTGGTTGGGGTGCAAGTGACGTTCAAGTCTGCCGTAGCCAGATTCGGTGCTATTTTAGTACCGTTCATTGCTGTGTTTGTACTCGGACTGCTCATGTCCCTGTTTGAGATTTATGAATTTGTATTCGTTTTGGGACTCGGATTGTTCGGTGCCATCTTCACCGCCCCTGCGATCGTTGTCATGAGTTATACAAGGAACATTGCCTCTAAGTTTGACCCTCTTTACGGGATCATCCTGACGTACGTGGCATCATTTATCGTATTCGCTTTGATTTTAAGAGGGTTCATCATGAATATGATTGATAACCTTGGCATCTTTTCTTCTCCATTCTAA
- a CDS encoding TasA family protein produces MSIKKKLGLGVATAALGLSLIGGGTFAAFNDVKTVNNHFASGTLELDVKGGKNKPVNFDLGNMKPGDSVERVFKLRNVGSVAIKEVLMNVRAEEFTNGDNGSTLEDYLKQFEIQVFKVDQDHEGYNYGRDSILKSKDVTLYDLYTGKLTGKVKKEYLVGNRINLAPIGSKHTDQGLISDSKNSVKIEISFKNDKSKNADGEYDQNQFMNNSIDFFFDLEATQWKGIKIKIDDANGKINNGKQVQDNRLPRDNTSGSGEFDDNPVTD; encoded by the coding sequence ATGAGTATTAAAAAGAAACTGGGACTTGGTGTAGCAACGGCAGCATTGGGATTATCTTTGATTGGTGGAGGGACCTTCGCGGCGTTCAATGATGTAAAGACAGTTAACAATCACTTTGCGTCTGGCACCTTAGAGCTCGATGTAAAGGGCGGCAAGAATAAACCCGTTAACTTTGATCTGGGTAATATGAAGCCAGGAGACAGTGTGGAAAGGGTATTTAAACTAAGAAATGTTGGATCGGTAGCCATTAAAGAGGTATTGATGAATGTGAGGGCAGAGGAATTCACAAACGGAGATAATGGGTCTACATTGGAGGATTACTTAAAGCAGTTTGAAATCCAAGTGTTTAAAGTGGATCAAGACCATGAAGGTTACAACTATGGGCGGGACTCCATCTTGAAATCAAAAGATGTCACATTATATGATCTCTATACAGGGAAATTAACTGGTAAGGTGAAGAAAGAGTATTTAGTAGGGAATCGCATTAATCTGGCACCAATCGGTTCAAAACACACCGATCAAGGCTTAATCAGTGATAGTAAAAACTCGGTGAAAATTGAAATTTCATTCAAGAATGATAAATCGAAGAATGCCGATGGTGAGTATGATCAAAACCAATTCATGAACAATAGCATTGATTTCTTCTTCGATCTCGAAGCCACTCAATGGAAGGGTATTAAGATTAAAATAGATGATGCGAATGGAAAAATAAACAATGGAAAACAAGTACAAGACAATAGATTGCCACGGGATAATACCTCTGGATCTGGAGAATTTGATGACAATCCAGTAACCGACTGA
- a CDS encoding TasA family protein: MTIKKKLGVGMSSAVLGLSLIGGGTFAAFNDTATVNNHFASGTLKLSVGSNEGNKPNHFDISNMKPGDSVQRKYRLENAGTILIENIFMTVKAKEYSNNDSGATLEDFLNQFEITLYNVHSKNDGEYNDKNSLIKENTSVTLKDLVKGDLSGKIKGRYMTEGKVNLAPIGISNNSRSSTSKGNTLVIMIKFKEDSSKNDNGEFYQNKFMNNTVNFDIIFEATQ; this comes from the coding sequence ATGACTATCAAGAAAAAGTTAGGGGTTGGGATGTCATCAGCAGTATTGGGGCTATCTTTAATCGGTGGAGGGACATTTGCGGCGTTTAATGATACTGCCACAGTGAATAATCATTTTGCATCTGGAACACTAAAACTTAGTGTGGGGAGTAATGAAGGTAATAAACCGAACCACTTCGATATTTCAAATATGAAACCAGGGGATAGCGTGCAAAGGAAATATAGGCTTGAAAATGCTGGAACAATATTAATAGAGAATATTTTTATGACAGTCAAAGCTAAAGAGTATTCAAATAATGATAGTGGTGCAACATTAGAGGATTTTTTGAACCAATTTGAAATAACATTATACAATGTTCATTCTAAGAATGATGGTGAATACAATGACAAAAACTCTCTGATTAAGGAAAATACGAGTGTCACTCTTAAGGATCTAGTAAAGGGTGATTTGAGTGGGAAAATTAAAGGTAGGTATATGACTGAAGGCAAAGTGAATTTGGCACCTATTGGTATAAGTAACAATTCAAGATCCTCTACATCGAAAGGTAATACACTTGTCATAATGATCAAATTTAAAGAGGATAGCAGTAAAAATGATAACGGTGAGTTTTATCAGAATAAATTTATGAATAATACAGTAAACTTCGATATTATTTTTGAAGCAACTCAATAA
- the sipW gene encoding signal peptidase I SipW, with the protein MKRKRKGRNRLKKFLSNSITAILFIVFIGMMFIVISSMASGGEPQLFGKQLKTVLSGSMEPEFQTGSVIAVEPVQDAEALKKGDVISFVVPDGTMVTHRITDVTKNGDQTLFQTKGDNNKEADTEPVLSQNVVAKYTGFTIPYLGYFVDFAKSNKGMALLMIIPGVFLLGYSAFTIRSALKEIDQSQTKKELDKPA; encoded by the coding sequence ATGAAGCGAAAAAGGAAGGGGAGGAATCGGTTGAAAAAGTTTCTGAGTAATAGTATCACAGCCATTCTATTCATCGTGTTCATTGGAATGATGTTCATCGTCATTTCATCCATGGCATCGGGAGGAGAGCCGCAGCTCTTCGGAAAACAGCTGAAGACCGTCCTTTCAGGTTCGATGGAGCCTGAGTTCCAAACAGGATCGGTCATCGCAGTGGAGCCCGTTCAAGATGCAGAAGCCTTGAAAAAGGGAGATGTCATCTCGTTCGTGGTCCCGGATGGCACCATGGTCACCCATAGAATTACAGACGTCACGAAAAATGGAGATCAGACGCTATTCCAAACCAAAGGGGATAACAACAAAGAAGCAGATACCGAACCCGTCCTCTCTCAAAATGTAGTAGCTAAATACACAGGGTTCACGATTCCCTATCTTGGCTATTTTGTAGACTTTGCCAAGTCCAATAAAGGAATGGCCCTTCTCATGATCATCCCGGGCGTTTTCCTCCTGGGGTACTCAGCCTTCACCATCCGCTCGGCCCTTAAAGAAATCGATCAAAGTCAAACAAAAAAAGAACTCGACAAGCCAGCGTGA
- the tapA gene encoding amyloid fiber anchoring/assembly protein TapA, with amino-acid sequence MSVVRNKGWSEKSFKRVLMLLGGVLIWYTAIFTGIYLTSETKAQYNDIEVIAGSIHVDWEVESDTEDWDKSSFEFVTIKGDCTKIEAAFTNTGSGDAKGPLRYKIQWAPGGNGKDGTIVKEEVLQRGLKSGESITLTHEPDKEGKYRFTLFQHPDHPGKSDPTGDLTIGKCAKPKAVEKLEKAEEETDKSQSVEETLPNSDADKQEATSEKEKQESNQTNKQSTSIEEKPTEEPEVVPPSNDEAKKEGEESVEKVSE; translated from the coding sequence GTGAGTGTCGTTAGAAACAAAGGATGGTCAGAAAAATCATTTAAAAGAGTCCTCATGTTATTAGGAGGCGTACTCATTTGGTATACAGCAATTTTTACGGGGATATATCTTACTTCTGAGACGAAGGCTCAATATAATGATATAGAAGTGATTGCTGGTTCTATTCATGTGGATTGGGAAGTTGAATCAGATACAGAAGATTGGGATAAGAGTTCTTTTGAATTCGTCACGATAAAAGGGGACTGTACGAAAATAGAAGCAGCGTTTACAAATACAGGTTCCGGGGATGCAAAAGGTCCACTCCGATATAAAATACAGTGGGCGCCAGGCGGAAATGGTAAGGACGGAACGATTGTGAAGGAAGAAGTCCTTCAGCGGGGACTGAAATCCGGCGAATCCATCACGCTTACCCATGAGCCTGATAAAGAAGGCAAATACCGGTTCACGCTATTCCAGCATCCGGATCATCCGGGGAAATCAGACCCTACAGGTGATTTGACCATCGGGAAGTGTGCGAAGCCGAAAGCCGTAGAGAAATTGGAGAAGGCAGAGGAAGAAACAGACAAGTCACAATCGGTAGAAGAGACCCTCCCTAACAGTGATGCCGATAAACAGGAAGCGACCAGTGAGAAAGAAAAGCAAGAATCCAATCAAACGAACAAGCAATCCACTTCTATAGAAGAAAAGCCGACAGAAGAACCTGAAGTGGTACCACCGTCGAATGATGAAGCGAAAAAGGAAGGGGAGGAATCGGTTGAAAAAGTTTCTGAGTAA
- a CDS encoding GntR family transcriptional regulator, with amino-acid sequence MTLPKASQTAYLQAYEYIRDKILSGSFPGGTKLVEERLAEELGLSRTPVREAIRKLDEEGLLEKKRVVNPTETDLRHVFEVRILLEGAAARNAAQYLNEEQLARLQECVEIGRSGTKEEIMKANFEFHDIIIQATRNPVMVDIIDRMQSIIYLFRKTVVAYKRPFLIDEHEEIYKAIAAHDGAKAEVLMKEHLKADLEFCLNYIG; translated from the coding sequence ATTACATTGCCTAAAGCATCACAAACAGCGTACCTGCAAGCATATGAGTATATACGGGACAAAATATTGAGCGGGAGTTTTCCGGGAGGAACCAAGCTTGTGGAGGAGCGCCTCGCGGAGGAACTCGGCCTGAGCCGGACCCCTGTAAGGGAAGCGATCCGCAAGCTCGACGAAGAAGGACTGCTTGAGAAGAAACGGGTGGTGAACCCGACGGAAACCGATCTCCGCCATGTCTTCGAGGTCCGAATCCTCCTCGAAGGCGCCGCCGCCAGAAACGCTGCACAATATCTCAACGAAGAACAGCTCGCTCGGCTGCAAGAGTGTGTGGAGATCGGAAGGAGCGGTACCAAGGAAGAAATCATGAAGGCAAACTTTGAATTTCACGACATCATCATCCAGGCGACCCGTAACCCCGTCATGGTCGACATCATCGACCGCATGCAGTCCATCATCTATCTCTTCAGGAAGACCGTCGTCGCCTACAAACGCCCATTCCTAATCGATGAACACGAGGAAATCTATAAAGCCATTGCGGCTCACGATGGTGCTAAGGCAGAGGTTCTTATGAAAGAACATCTGAAAGCAGATCTGGAATTTTGTTTGAACTATATAGGGTAG
- the garR gene encoding 2-hydroxy-3-oxopropionate reductase has product MISPILKGFLEIVYILIFFVYKNNVTVYNEINQTESTYKGVEFIMKTIGFIGLGIMGKPMALNLIKGGYDVKVFDINEKAVAELASHGSTPALTPKETAEGSDVIITMLPKSEHVLSVVLNENGVIHGAKPGSIVIDMSSITPVVSKQIAETLAASGVHMMDAPVSGGEPKAIDGTLAIMVGGKPDVFESALPVLQCMGESITLVGDHGCGTTAKLANQIMVNVNIAAMSEALVLAAKAGIDVEKMYEAIRGGLAGSAVLDAKVPLILERNFEAGGRIDINLKDLTNVMDTAHSIGVPLPISSQVLEIFHSMALDGKAADDHGGIVQYYEKLAKVEVRKGVSI; this is encoded by the coding sequence ATGATTTCACCCATTTTAAAAGGATTTTTAGAAATAGTATACATTTTAATATTTTTTGTATACAAAAATAATGTAACCGTGTACAATGAAATTAATCAAACTGAAAGCACTTACAAAGGAGTGGAATTCATCATGAAAACGATTGGTTTTATTGGACTAGGAATCATGGGGAAGCCGATGGCGCTGAACCTGATCAAAGGTGGATATGACGTAAAGGTCTTCGATATTAATGAAAAAGCAGTGGCTGAACTTGCCTCGCACGGATCGACACCTGCTTTGACTCCGAAAGAAACAGCGGAAGGCAGCGATGTCATCATTACGATGCTTCCGAAATCAGAGCATGTATTGAGTGTGGTTTTGAATGAAAACGGTGTCATCCATGGGGCAAAACCCGGAAGCATCGTCATCGATATGAGCTCCATCACCCCTGTGGTGTCGAAGCAGATCGCCGAAACCCTTGCCGCTTCAGGCGTGCATATGATGGATGCCCCGGTGAGCGGCGGCGAACCGAAAGCGATCGACGGGACCCTCGCCATCATGGTCGGCGGTAAGCCCGACGTATTCGAGAGCGCCCTTCCTGTCCTTCAGTGCATGGGGGAATCCATCACCCTCGTCGGAGATCACGGATGCGGCACGACGGCGAAGCTTGCCAATCAGATCATGGTGAACGTGAATATCGCCGCTATGTCGGAAGCTCTCGTCCTCGCAGCCAAAGCAGGGATCGACGTGGAGAAAATGTACGAAGCGATCCGCGGCGGACTTGCCGGCAGTGCCGTCCTCGATGCCAAGGTCCCTCTCATCCTTGAGCGGAATTTTGAAGCAGGCGGACGAATCGATATCAATTTGAAGGATCTGACCAACGTCATGGATACAGCTCACTCCATCGGGGTGCCCCTTCCGATCTCGTCTCAGGTACTTGAGATTTTCCACAGCATGGCCCTTGACGGGAAAGCGGCGGATGACCACGGCGGCATCGTCCAGTACTATGAGAAACTGGCAAAAGTCGAAGTCCGAAAGGGTGTTTCCATATGA